Proteins from a genomic interval of Natator depressus isolate rNatDep1 chromosome 20, rNatDep2.hap1, whole genome shotgun sequence:
- the ODAD3 gene encoding outer dynein arm-docking complex subunit 3 isoform X2, with translation MPATLDPAGVKPPVHEQISELQNKIQLLEGDRKAFYESSQWTIKKNRESIVWLRQENKKLHKKLAAILAGEEQIIKEVFRDRAAEKASLKNKSGEGAIEFINHRLCEKINRLNDLKHQVEVRKRRLEELQLQYDSKVREARGFQEVEEGNVEAAKEQSLTAQTQLDVLEAEILRLHQELHGLQAMNTDAQATRDTTREQLQLQEDSIYRERYTRELKLSELKKQADERRAQNERAERRALRERLPLQTEELLSNAQRNKGTILRARQLLGTVAVEETFEKIKTATGVTNSREVVRRFLAQGETFQQLEQLMTQNEEALVQLREEKEALEAELQALTYSGEARVTGAQRLLEELRTHLRQEKMQRDVAKGQLDKVTRVLLVAKAGVEHLARKVQHIRLKSGRFAEAPPDEAAGDYVLELLAETEEKLLKVLAELGDQDQRELLQKIAEEEFHANLEGRLPSANIRVKLPVAQKQDMYYDEEDSGDEGDVVTRAALKRQSQQIIEAKTKRRNRPRKKEGKL, from the exons AGGGCGACCGGAAAGCTTTCTACGAGAGCTCCCAGTGGACCATCAAGAAGAACAGGGAATCCATTGTGTGGCTGCGGCAGGAGAACAAAAagctgcacaagaagctggcagcCATCCTGGCG GGAGAGGAACAAATCATAAAAGAGGTGTTCCGGGACCGGGCTGCCGAAAAGGCCTCGCTGAAAAATAAAAGTGGAGAG GGCGCCATCGAGTTCATCAACCACCGCCTCTGCGAGAAGATCAACCGGCTGAACGACCTGAAGCACCAGGTGGAGGTGAGGAAGCGGaggctggaggagctgcagctgcagTACGACTCCAAGGTGCGGGAGGCCCGGGGCTTCCAGGAGGTGGAGGAAGGGAATGTGGAGGCAGCCAAG GAGCAGAGCTTGACGGCGCAGACCCAGCTGGACGTGCTGGAAGCTGAGATCCTAAGGCTACACCAAGAGCTCCATGGCCTGCAAGCGATGAACACGGATGCACAGGCCACGCGGGATACCACCAGG GAACAGCTCCAGCTCCAAGAAGACAGCATCTACCGGGAGAGGTACACGCGGGAGCTGAAGCTGTCGGAGCTGAAGAAGCAGGCGGACGAGAGGAGGGCACAGAATGAGCGGGCGGAGAGACGG GCCCTGCGGGAGCGCCTGCCCCTGCAGACGGAGGAGCTGCTGAGCAACGCCCAGCGCAACAAGGGCACCATCCTCCGCGCCAGACAGCTGCTGGGCACAGTGGCGGTAGAGGAGACCTTCGAGAAGATCAAAACGGCCACCGGGGTCACCAACTCCAGG GAGGTGGTGAGACGGTTCCTGGCCCAAGGAGAGACCTTCCAGCAGCTAGAGCAGCTGATGACGCAGAACGAGGAGGCCCTGGtgcagctgcgggaggagaaGGAGGCGCTGGAGGCCGAGCTGCAGGCCCTCACCTACTCAGGGGAGGCCCGGGTGACGGG ggcccaGCGCCTGCTGGAGGAGCTGCGAACTCACCTGCGCCAGGAGAAGATGCAGCGCGACGTGGCCAAGGGGCAGCTGGACAAGGTGACGCGGGTGCTGCTGGTGGCCAAGGCGGGCGTGGAGCACCTGGCCAGAAAGGTTCAGCACATCCGGCTG AAGAGCGGGCGCTTTGCTGAGGCCCCGCCGGACGAGGCCGCCGGCGACTACGTGCTGGAGCTGCTGGCGGAGACAGAGGAGAAGCTGCTCAAGGTGCTGGCCGAGCTGGGCGACCAGGACCAGAGGGAGTTGCTGCAGAAAAtcgcagaggaggag TTCCACGCTAACCTGGAGGGGCGCCTGCCCAGCGCCAACATCCGGGTGAAGCTGCCCGTCGCCCAGAAGCAGGACATGTACTatg ACGAGGAAGACAGCGGGGACGAGGGCGACGTGGTGACCCGGGCCGCGCTCAAGCGCCAGTCCCAGCAGATCATTGAAGCCAAGACCAAGCGCCGCAACCGCCCCAGGAAGAAGGAGGGGAAGCTGTAG
- the ODAD3 gene encoding outer dynein arm-docking complex subunit 3 isoform X1: MPATLDPAGVKPPVHEQISELQNKIQLLEGDRKAFYESSQWTIKKNRESIVWLRQENKKLHKKLAAILAGEEQIIKEVFRDRAAEKASLKNKSGEGAIEFINHRLCEKINRLNDLKHQVEVRKRRLEELQLQYDSKVREARGFQEVEEGNVEAAKTLRRLENQLEKARLKVEEAEHVTGLYRQLKAHMQEQSLTAQTQLDVLEAEILRLHQELHGLQAMNTDAQATRDTTREQLQLQEDSIYRERYTRELKLSELKKQADERRAQNERAERRALRERLPLQTEELLSNAQRNKGTILRARQLLGTVAVEETFEKIKTATGVTNSREVVRRFLAQGETFQQLEQLMTQNEEALVQLREEKEALEAELQALTYSGEARVTGAQRLLEELRTHLRQEKMQRDVAKGQLDKVTRVLLVAKAGVEHLARKVQHIRLKSGRFAEAPPDEAAGDYVLELLAETEEKLLKVLAELGDQDQRELLQKIAEEEFHANLEGRLPSANIRVKLPVAQKQDMYYDEEDSGDEGDVVTRAALKRQSQQIIEAKTKRRNRPRKKEGKL; encoded by the exons AGGGCGACCGGAAAGCTTTCTACGAGAGCTCCCAGTGGACCATCAAGAAGAACAGGGAATCCATTGTGTGGCTGCGGCAGGAGAACAAAAagctgcacaagaagctggcagcCATCCTGGCG GGAGAGGAACAAATCATAAAAGAGGTGTTCCGGGACCGGGCTGCCGAAAAGGCCTCGCTGAAAAATAAAAGTGGAGAG GGCGCCATCGAGTTCATCAACCACCGCCTCTGCGAGAAGATCAACCGGCTGAACGACCTGAAGCACCAGGTGGAGGTGAGGAAGCGGaggctggaggagctgcagctgcagTACGACTCCAAGGTGCGGGAGGCCCGGGGCTTCCAGGAGGTGGAGGAAGGGAATGTGGAGGCAGCCAAG ACCCTGCGCAGGCTGGAGAACCAGCTGGAGAAAGCCCGGCTGAaggtggaggaggcagagcaTGTCACCGGCCTGTACCGCCAGCTCAAAGCTCACATGCAG GAGCAGAGCTTGACGGCGCAGACCCAGCTGGACGTGCTGGAAGCTGAGATCCTAAGGCTACACCAAGAGCTCCATGGCCTGCAAGCGATGAACACGGATGCACAGGCCACGCGGGATACCACCAGG GAACAGCTCCAGCTCCAAGAAGACAGCATCTACCGGGAGAGGTACACGCGGGAGCTGAAGCTGTCGGAGCTGAAGAAGCAGGCGGACGAGAGGAGGGCACAGAATGAGCGGGCGGAGAGACGG GCCCTGCGGGAGCGCCTGCCCCTGCAGACGGAGGAGCTGCTGAGCAACGCCCAGCGCAACAAGGGCACCATCCTCCGCGCCAGACAGCTGCTGGGCACAGTGGCGGTAGAGGAGACCTTCGAGAAGATCAAAACGGCCACCGGGGTCACCAACTCCAGG GAGGTGGTGAGACGGTTCCTGGCCCAAGGAGAGACCTTCCAGCAGCTAGAGCAGCTGATGACGCAGAACGAGGAGGCCCTGGtgcagctgcgggaggagaaGGAGGCGCTGGAGGCCGAGCTGCAGGCCCTCACCTACTCAGGGGAGGCCCGGGTGACGGG ggcccaGCGCCTGCTGGAGGAGCTGCGAACTCACCTGCGCCAGGAGAAGATGCAGCGCGACGTGGCCAAGGGGCAGCTGGACAAGGTGACGCGGGTGCTGCTGGTGGCCAAGGCGGGCGTGGAGCACCTGGCCAGAAAGGTTCAGCACATCCGGCTG AAGAGCGGGCGCTTTGCTGAGGCCCCGCCGGACGAGGCCGCCGGCGACTACGTGCTGGAGCTGCTGGCGGAGACAGAGGAGAAGCTGCTCAAGGTGCTGGCCGAGCTGGGCGACCAGGACCAGAGGGAGTTGCTGCAGAAAAtcgcagaggaggag TTCCACGCTAACCTGGAGGGGCGCCTGCCCAGCGCCAACATCCGGGTGAAGCTGCCCGTCGCCCAGAAGCAGGACATGTACTatg ACGAGGAAGACAGCGGGGACGAGGGCGACGTGGTGACCCGGGCCGCGCTCAAGCGCCAGTCCCAGCAGATCATTGAAGCCAAGACCAAGCGCCGCAACCGCCCCAGGAAGAAGGAGGGGAAGCTGTAG